Genomic DNA from Alistipes indistinctus YIT 12060:
TGCATGTCGGCGCCGAAAACGCCTGTCTCCACGCGGCCCGTGGCGCCTTGGCGCACGGCGGCCACGAACGACTCGTAGAGCGGCACCGCCTTTTCGGGCCTCGCGGCGCGGATGTACGACGGCCGGTTGCCTTTGCGCGTCGAGGCGTGCAGCGTGAACTGGCTCACGATCAGGATGTCGGCTCCGATCTCTTCCGCCGAACGGTTCATCACTCCCGCTTCGTCGTCAAAGATACGAAGTTTCAGTAATTTTCCGCACAGCCACTCCACGTCCGTGTCCGTGTCGGCCTCCTCGATGCCCGTGAGCACGAGCATGCCCGCGCCGATGGCGCTGTGCCGTTCGCCGCCGATGTCGACGGACGCTTCGCGCACCCGCTGGATCAGTATTCTCATGGTTGGGTCGGTTTTTACGTCGGTAACATGTATATTCAGGGGCCGTCCGGGGCCGCAACGTCTTTTTATGCGCTGTGGGTCAGCAGGGCGGGCGTTTCGACCTCCTCCTGCATAAAGAACGACCAGTCCTTCCACACCGGGTCGAGCCCTTTGGCCCGGACGGCCGCTTCCACTTCGCGCGGGGTGCGGTTGTCGTTGATCGACCACTGTTCCAGTTCCCGGTTCGGGTGCGCGTAGCCGCCGGGGGTGGTTTTCGACCCGGCGCTGATGACCGTCACGCCGAAAGGCATCACCCGGTCGCGGAAGTCGGCGCTTTCGCGCGTGGAGATCGACAGCTCGACATCTTCGCTCAGCAGGCGGTAGGCGCAGATCAACTGGAATAGGTTGCGCTCCGAGGCGGGATGTTCCGGGTTGAAGCCGTCCTCGCCCACATAGGGCCGCAGCCGCGGGAAGGCGACCGAATACTTCGTGCGCCAGTAGCGGTTTTCCAGGTAGCGCAGGTGCAGCGCCGTGAAGTAGGCCTCCGTGCGCCAGTCCTCGAGCCCGATCAAGTTCCCCAGGCCCACCTTGTGCACGCCCGCTTCGCAGAGGCGGTCGGGCGTCTCGAGGCGGTAGCGGTAGTTCGTCTTCTTGCCGCGCAGGTGGTAGACCGGGTAGCGGTCGCGGTTGTAGGTCTCCTGGTAGACGTAGACTGCGTGCAGGCCGTAGTCTTTCAGCAGGCGGTATTCGTCGGTGTCGAGCGGCTGCACCTCGATCGAAATCTGCTCGAAGTACCGCTGCATGATCTTCATCGAATCGGCCAGGTATTGTACGCTCGAACTGCGCGGTGCCTCGCCCGTCACGAGCAGGATGTGCTGGAACGGGTCGCGCTTGATCGCCTGGGCTTCGGCGTGGATCTCTTCCGGGGTGAGGATCGCGCGGTGGATCTTGTTCGTGCAGTTGAAACCGCAGTAGACGCAGTGGTTCTGGCAGATGTTCGCGAGGTAGAGCGGCACGTAGAGCTGCATCACGTTGCCGAAGCGGCGGCGCGTGGTGGCGTAGCTTTTCGAGGCCATTTCGCCGAGGTATTTGTCGGCGGCGGGCGAAACCAGCGCCGCGAAGTCGTCCATCGTCGGTCGTTCGGCGGCGAGCGCCCGTTCGACGTCGGCGTCGTTCTTCGCATAGATCGCCCGGCGCGTCGTCTCCCAGTCGTAGCGGAGGATCGTATCGTAGTAACTCATTATATGCTTGATTTTGTTGGTGTTCGGTGTTTTGCGGGGCCGTTCCGTATAACCGCGGTACGCGGCGCGGGGAAGGGAACCGGTGCCGTTGCGTCCGGAGGAAGTTCGGCTGTCTGTTGCGGGACAGCTCGTGCACGGGTTTATTCGTTCACGGGACTGCCTTTATTCGGGCCTGCCTGTTCGCGGGGGGGCGCCCGGCGAAGCGGATGCGCCAATCGGGTAACCGGTTGCGCCGGAGGCCGAGGGGGGTACGCAGGCATGCTTATACGGGCAAGTTCCTCCGGCTATTTCCGGCTATTTCAAACTCAGCACGTCGTCCAGCAGCGGCTGGATCGGGCTGGTGGCGTGTGCGGCGCTGCTGACCGGAGCGAGTTTCGCTTCGAATGCGGTACGGCCCGCCTCGACGGCCAGGCGGAAGGCGCGGGCCATCGCCACGGGGTCCTGCGCCACGGCGATCGCGGTGTTGACCAGCACGGCGTCGGCGCCCATTTCGAGCGCTTCGGCGGCATGCGACGGCGCGCCGATTCCGGCATCGACCACCACCGGCACGTTGCTCTGTTCGATGATGATGCGCAGGAAGTCGCGCGAGGCCAGCCCTTTGTTCGACCCGATCGGCGCGCCCAGCGGCATCACGCACGCTGCGCCCGCCTCCTCGAGCCGTTTGCAGAGCACCGGGTCGGCGTGGATGTAGGGCATGATGACGAAGCCGTCTTTGGCGAGCTCTTCGGTTGCCTTGAGCACCTCGATCGGGTCGGGCATCAGGTAGCGCGGGTCGGGGTGTATCTCGAGCTTGAGCCAGTTCGTGCCGAGCGCCTCGCGCGCGAGCTGCGCGGCGAAAACGGCCTCCTTCGCGTTGCGTACGCCCGAGGTATTGGGCAGCAGGCTTACCTTCTGCGTGTCGATGTGGCTGAGGATGTCGTCCTGCGGGTTGTTCATCTCGACGCGTTTGAGCGCTACGGTCACCATCGCGGTGCCGCTTTCGGCGATCGCCGCGCTCATCAGCGCGCTCGAAGCGAATTTCCCGGTTCCGAGCAGAAGCCTCGACGGGAAGCTCTTGCCTGCAATTACTAAATCTTTCATTTTCCAGTTTCTATTATTTCTGTAAATCATTTTCGTTTTTGCCGCGCTGCCGGTGCCTGCGGATTTCTGCTGTTTCGGTTCAGGGCGTCACGATGGTGCGGTGGGCGGCGACCAGCTCCGTGAAGCGTGCCGTTGCCGCGGCGATCTCCCCGGCCCGGGAGATCGCGCCGCTCAGCGCGATGCCGTTCACGCCGCAGGCCATCACCTGCGGCACGTCCTCTTCGGTGATGCCGCCGATGGCCGCCACCGGGAGCCGGATACCCGCGCGGGCCATCTGCCGCAGGATGCGCCGGTAGCCCTCTTCGCCGAGGATCGGCGAGAGGTTCTTCTTCGTGGTCGTATAGCGGAACGGCCCGAGGCCGATGTAGTCGGCCGAACTTTGCGCGATGCGTGCGATGTGGGCGAACGTGTTGGCCGTGCAGCCGATAATGGCCTGCCTGCCCAGTATGATGCGCGCCTCGTCGGGCGGCGTGTCGTTCTGCCCGAGGTGTACGCCGTCGGCGCCGATCGCCTTGGCCAGCCGCGGGTCGTCGTTGACGATCAGCAGCGCGTCGTAGCGGCGGCAGAGCGCGAGTATCTCGCGGCCGCGCGCGATGATCCCCTCGGCGGGGGTATCTTTCATGCGCAGCTGCACCCAGCGTCCTCCGCCCTGCAGGAAGGCCTCTGCGGCGGCCGGATCGCCGTCCGAAATGAATTGCAGCGTGCCTCCGGCGGCCTGCCAGCGGCGTGTGAGCCGTTGGTAGTTGCTCAGCGTGGCCGTGAGGTCGATGCGGGAGATGTCGTGGGACGGAGTGCCGGCGGGGGGGCGGTTTCCGGGGGATGGCGTCCGGTCGGAATTTTTGGGGTCGGGCTGCGGGCCGGTACCGAGCCATTCGGTCGTCCAGACCGCGCCGATCACGGCGGCCCCGTCGAATGCCGCGGCCCGGGCGACGGAGATATTATCCGGGGTGATGCCGCCCAGTGCGATGATCCGGCTCCCGGAGCCGGAAACGGGTAACTCTGCCGGAATGGCGGCGGGGATTGGCTTCGCGGTTTCGTCCGTCCGGCGCCGTAGCCTCCGGCACGCGTCGGCGGGGTCGATTCCGGCGAGGTAACCGGGCTTCGACACCGAATCGAACAGCGGGCTGAGCGTTACGTAATCGCACAGCGGAGCGAGCCGTGCGGCCTCTTCCCACGAGTGGGCCGGGGCGCTCAGGCGCGGCGTATACGTGTCGTTCCCCTGCTGGGTCTGTTGGGTTTGTGTTTTTTGAACGTCCGGTGCGGATGCTCCCTGCGCTGTCGCGTGCCGTTTGTCCGGATGCTGCCGCAGCCACTCGCGCAGGGCCCCTTCGCGCAGGTGGATGCCGCCGAGGCCGTAACGCCGGGCGAGGGCGGCATCGTGGTGCAGCGTCAGGCGCGTCATGTCGGCGCCCGCATCGCGCAGTTGGCGCAGCAGCGCTTCAACTTGTGCGGCCGGGGCGTCGGGTTTGCGGATATGGATGACGGGTGCGCCCGCGTCGAGCAGCGCGCAAAGGGCCTCGGCCTCGCCGTCGTAACAGCGCGGCAGCGTGATCGCAACGGGCTTGCCCAAGGGAAAGTGTAAGGGGGTGTCCATCGCGCTATCCTCCTTGTGTGGCGCGGATTACCGTGACCGACGCACCGTCGTGCAGCGGCGCTGCATTCCACTCCGTGCGGCGGACCACCTTTCCGTCTACGGCGACGGCGGTGCCGGGCGTGGCTATGCCCTGCTCTTCGAGCAGTTCGGCGAGGGTGGCGGCCTGTGTGTGGGTCGGGGTGCCGTTGAACATGATTTCCATAACGTTCTGCGTTTTGGGAAAGCGACGGCGGCGGGTGCGAGATGGTGCGGAAAAACTCCCTCCGACGGTACGAGCCGTATCAGGTGCTGGGGTCTGATCTCAGCCGCTTGCCTCCTTCGCCTGCCGCGCGGGGAGTTTCCTGCCCGGCTTTTCCGTCCTTTCGGCGGACGGTCCGGAGCGCGGGGTCATCTTCCCAGCGGCGGGGCGGCCTGCGGCACCCCCGTCTTCCTTCCTGTGTTGAAATTGCAAAGTAATAAAAAAATATCGGAAGTTGTCCGTTTTGGGGCCGGAAGTTTGCGTACGGGTTACTGTGGGCGCAATTTTCTCACACTATTTTAGTATATTTGTATAATATTTAAAATGCGGTCCGGCAATCTTTGCGTGCGAGCCCGCGCCATTGCACGCGCCTTCACTGTTTGCCGCGGGGCCGCCCCGGGTGTGACCCGGCCGTTTGGGGCCGGGTGCGTTCCGGCGGCAAGGAGGGGGGAAGCCGCGGGAGAGACGAAATCCGGACAAGCGATAAAACGGGAAACGATGGGAAAAGCGAAAAAACATGCAGGACTGGCCGTACTGCTGGCCGTACTGCTGGCCGGCTGCCAGTCCGGGCCGCAGCGGCGTCCGCAGACGGTGATCGACGGTTTTGCGCAGGGAGGAACCTACCACATCGTGCTGGTGGGGGACAGTACCTCGGGAGGCCTCAAAGGACAGCTCGACTCGCTGCTGTGGCGGGTGGACAATTCGATGTCGCTCTACAATCCGACCTCGCGCCTGAGCCGTATCAACCGCGGCGAAACCGATACGCTCGACCGCTTTATCGCCAACTGCATCCGGACGGCCGACACGATCAGCCGCGAGAGCGGCGGCCGTTACGACATCACGATCAAGCCCCTGACGGCCGCCTACGGCTTTACCGGCGACCGTCCCGTGCAACAGCCCAACGTCGATTCGTTGTTGCAGTTCATCGGGTATGATAAAATCCGCATCGACGGCTGCCGGCTGGTGAAAAAGCACCCTTCGGTGCAGATCGACCTCAATTCCATCGCGCAGGGCGCGACGGCCGACTACGTCGCCCGCTGGCTCGATTCGCTGGGGTGGAAGGATTACCTGGTCGAGGTGGGCGGCGAGATCTTCGCGCGCGGGCACAACGCGAAGGGCGGCCTGTGGCGCGTGGGTATCGACAAACCCATCGAAGGCAACGTGATTCCCGGCGCGCAGCTCCAAGTGCGCATCGGCATCAGCAACCGCGGGCTGGCCACTTCGGGCAATTACCGCAAATTTTACACCGACAGCCTGGGCCGCAAGATCGTCCATACGTTCGATGCGCGTACCGGGGCGCCGGTAATCAGCAACCTGCTCTCGGCCACGGTCGTCGCGCGCACCGCGGCACAGGCCGACGCCTACGGCACGCTCTGTATGGTGATGGGCCTGAACGAAAGCATCCGTTTCCTCGAAAGCCGTCCCGACCTGGAGGCCTACCTCGTCTGGTCGGACGACCGGGGCAATTACCGTACTTACATGACTCCGGGCATGGAGTCGCTGGTGCTTCAATAAAAATTCCGGTCCGGCGGATGCGTATCCGCGGCCAACGGCCGCAGACGGGACGCCCCGGGCCATCACGCGAACAGAAAAGCTATTATGCAACCGGTTTGTTTTCTCTATAATCCTACGGCGGGCGAGACCGTCATTACCGAGTGGCTCGACACGATCATTTCGATCTACCAGCGGCGCGGCTGCACCATCGTACCCTACCGGCTCGGGTTCCGCGCCGGCGAGCCGGAACTCATCGCCGACCTGCTCGGACACGGTTACCGCCATGTGCTGGTCGCCGGCGGCGACGGCACCGTGAATTACGTGGTGGGGATCATGAAACACCACGGCATCGACCTGCCGGTGGCGGTGCTGCCGACCGGTACGGCTAACGATTTCGCCGGCATGCTCGGCGTGCCGGGCGACATTTCGCGCGCGTGCCGCGCGATCCTCGACGGCGAGGAGCAGCGTGTCGACCTGGGTGTCGCGGGTGGCGAGCGGTTCGTCAACGTCTTCAGTTGCGGCCTTTTCACCGATGTGTCGCAAAAGACGCCCACCGTGCTGAAGAACAATTTCGGCAAACTGGCTTACTATTTCGGCGGCCTGGGAGAGTTGCCGAACTTCCGCAAGATGCACATTACGATCCGTTCCGAAGAGGTCGATTACGACGGGACGTCGCTGATATTCTTCGTGTTCAACGGCCGGACGGCGGGCAAGATGCGCTTCGCGTACAGCGCCGAGATCGACGACGGGCTGCTCGACGTGATCGTCGTCAAGGGCGACGGCCCGATCGGGACGCTCCGCGCACTGTTCCATTTTATCCGGCAGAATGCGGGATTGCGCCGCCTTGATCCGGGCGATTATCCGGAGGGGGTGCTACACTTCAAGAGCCGCGATTTCGTCGTCGATTCGCCGATGCGCCGCAACGAAGTGACGGACATCGACGGACAACCCGGCCCGCGTTTCCCGGTGCGCATCACCTGCGAGGCCGGCGCGCTGCGCGTGATCCGCCCGGCCCACCACCGTAAAGATTAGCGGGAGGTTCTCGCAATCCTTTGTAAATCGTGTGCTTGTTCGTGCGCCGGTCCGTCCGGGTTACAGCGAAACCGGGAAGAGGTTGTAGGCGATCATACTGACCAGCAGCAGCAGGTAGGCGATGCCCAGCCAGGTGCTTTCGCGGCGGTTGAAGCAGGTGGGGATAATCACTGCGAGCGGGACGGCCAGCAGCATCAGCTCTCCGACCGACCGGCCCGGCGGGATCAGCGGCAGCGCTGAGAAGAACAGTATCCAGATAAAATAGAGGTAGGATTTGTACGGGCGCGTGCGCATCGAGTGTGCCTGGCGGACGAAGATCACGAGCGACCAGACGGTGAGCACGGCGATCATCGCCCAGAGCAGCAACAGCAGCGGATTGAGCCAGTGCACGAGGAACGCCGGGGCGTACCACGTATCGCAGAGCGCCTCCCACAGCCGTACCGGAACTTCCGTCAGCGGCCGTCCCAGCGCCCACCAGACGTACGAGCAGATGGCCGTGGGCAGGACGAGGCCGGCCAGCGCGACGATCCATTCGCGCCACCGCTTGCGGAAAAGCACCAGCGCCACCGGAAGCAGCGGAATGTAGACCGCGGCGGGGGCGTACGTCAGCAGTGCGATGCCCAGCAGCAGCGACGCATTGAAGATGTGCGTGTAGACCACCTCGCGGCGGAACGAGCCGATCGTGCGGTCGAACGAACCGATCATCAGCAGCGTTGCGGCGAAAAGGTCGAGTGCCGCCGGGTCGTACCAGCTTCCGCATCCGACGATGAGGAAGATGATTGCGGGCATATAGGTGCGTTCGAGCAGGATCATGTTGCGCGCGATGAGCCGTGTGATCCAGATTCCCCCGATGAACAGCATCCCGAGCGCGGCCAGGTTGCGCAACGGGCCGGGCAGCGCTTCGCCCCAGCCGCGGAGCAGGCCGCCCAGCGGCATCCTGAGGGCCGTACCGGGCAGCGCCTCTATCGGCGCGGCGGCGTAGCGGTGCCACAGCACCAGGCACAGTGCCGCGAAAAGCAGCAGCGTGGAAGCGAGGTTCTGGCGCGTGATGTCGACTTTCATAACTATCGTAAGCAAAGCCCGGGCACCCGCTCGTACAGAGCGGACGTCCGGGCGGCATGTATCCGGGTGAGGCGGTCGCGCCTATTTCAGCAGTCCGATCAGGTCCTGCCCGATGTCGCGCCGGAAATTCTTGCCTTCGTAGGCGATTCCCCCGATGGTGTCGTAGGAGGCGTGCAGCGCTTCGGCGATCGAGCCGCCCAGCGAGGTGACCGCCAGTACGCGGCCGCCCGCGGTGTAGGTCTTGTCCCCTTTGGCTGTGGTGCCGGCGTGGAATACGATGCTTTGCGTCGGGGTGTCCAGGCCGCTGATTTCCATTCCTTTGGCGTAGTCGCCGGGGTAGCCGCCCGAGACGCAGACTACCGTAACGGCCGTCTGCGGGGAGACTTCGAGCACGTAGCGGTCGAGCCGCCCGTAGGCGATTCCCTCGAACATCGCGATCAGGTCGGAAGTGATCCGGGGCAGTACCACTTCGGTTTCGGGGTCGCCCATGCGGACGTTGTATTCGATCACGTACGGGTCGCCCGCGACGTTCATCAGCCCGATGAACAGGAAGCCTTTGTAGGCGATTCCGTCCTGCTGCAACCCTTCGACGGTCGGGCGCACGATGCGCTCCTCGACCTTCTTCATGAACGCCTCGTCCGCGAACGGAACCGGGGAGACGGCGCCCATGCCGCCGGTGTTCGGGCCGGTGTCGCCCTCGCCGATGCGCTTGTAGTCTTTTGCGACCGGGAGTATCTTGTAGTTCTTGCCGTCGGTGGCGACGAAGACCGAGCATTCGATGCCGCTGAGGAACTCCTCGATCACCACCGTGTTGCCGGCCTGTCCGAATTTGCCGGAGAACATCTCGGCGAGCTCGGCTTTGGCCGCCGCAGCGTCGTCGAGGATCACCACGCCTTTGCCTGCGGCCAGCCCGTCGGCTTTCAGCACGTAGGGAGCCGCGAGCGAGTCGATGAAGGCCTCGGCTTCGGGGAGCTTGCCTTTGGTAAAACTCTGGTACCGGGCTGTAGGTACGCCGTGGCGTGCCATGAAGGCCTTGGCGAAATCCTTGCTTCCTTCCAGGCGCGCGCCTTCCAGCGACGGGCCGATCACCGGGATGTTGCTGATCTGGCT
This window encodes:
- a CDS encoding thiazole synthase, giving the protein MKDLVIAGKSFPSRLLLGTGKFASSALMSAAIAESGTAMVTVALKRVEMNNPQDDILSHIDTQKVSLLPNTSGVRNAKEAVFAAQLAREALGTNWLKLEIHPDPRYLMPDPIEVLKATEELAKDGFVIMPYIHADPVLCKRLEEAGAACVMPLGAPIGSNKGLASRDFLRIIIEQSNVPVVVDAGIGAPSHAAEALEMGADAVLVNTAIAVAQDPVAMARAFRLAVEAGRTAFEAKLAPVSSAAHATSPIQPLLDDVLSLK
- the thiH gene encoding 2-iminoacetate synthase ThiH, yielding MSYYDTILRYDWETTRRAIYAKNDADVERALAAERPTMDDFAALVSPAADKYLGEMASKSYATTRRRFGNVMQLYVPLYLANICQNHCVYCGFNCTNKIHRAILTPEEIHAEAQAIKRDPFQHILLVTGEAPRSSSVQYLADSMKIMQRYFEQISIEVQPLDTDEYRLLKDYGLHAVYVYQETYNRDRYPVYHLRGKKTNYRYRLETPDRLCEAGVHKVGLGNLIGLEDWRTEAYFTALHLRYLENRYWRTKYSVAFPRLRPYVGEDGFNPEHPASERNLFQLICAYRLLSEDVELSISTRESADFRDRVMPFGVTVISAGSKTTPGGYAHPNRELEQWSINDNRTPREVEAAVRAKGLDPVWKDWSFFMQEEVETPALLTHSA
- the purD gene encoding phosphoribosylamine--glycine ligase; translated protein: MKFSNSLNVLLLGSGGREHAFARKIAESPSVAKLFIAPGNAGTAQCGTNVDINPNNFGSVKQFVLSNNINLVVVGPEEPLVRGIYDFFCEDSQISNIPVIGPSLEGARLEGSKDFAKAFMARHGVPTARYQSFTKGKLPEAEAFIDSLAAPYVLKADGLAAGKGVVILDDAAAAKAELAEMFSGKFGQAGNTVVIEEFLSGIECSVFVATDGKNYKILPVAKDYKRIGEGDTGPNTGGMGAVSPVPFADEAFMKKVEERIVRPTVEGLQQDGIAYKGFLFIGLMNVAGDPYVIEYNVRMGDPETEVVLPRITSDLIAMFEGIAYGRLDRYVLEVSPQTAVTVVCVSGGYPGDYAKGMEISGLDTPTQSIVFHAGTTAKGDKTYTAGGRVLAVTSLGGSIAEALHASYDTIGGIAYEGKNFRRDIGQDLIGLLK
- a CDS encoding YegS/Rv2252/BmrU family lipid kinase; amino-acid sequence: MQPVCFLYNPTAGETVITEWLDTIISIYQRRGCTIVPYRLGFRAGEPELIADLLGHGYRHVLVAGGDGTVNYVVGIMKHHGIDLPVAVLPTGTANDFAGMLGVPGDISRACRAILDGEEQRVDLGVAGGERFVNVFSCGLFTDVSQKTPTVLKNNFGKLAYYFGGLGELPNFRKMHITIRSEEVDYDGTSLIFFVFNGRTAGKMRFAYSAEIDDGLLDVIVVKGDGPIGTLRALFHFIRQNAGLRRLDPGDYPEGVLHFKSRDFVVDSPMRRNEVTDIDGQPGPRFPVRITCEAGALRVIRPAHHRKD
- the thiS gene encoding sulfur carrier protein ThiS, which codes for MEIMFNGTPTHTQAATLAELLEEQGIATPGTAVAVDGKVVRRTEWNAAPLHDGASVTVIRATQGG
- the dtd gene encoding D-aminoacyl-tRNA deacylase, coding for MRILIQRVREASVDIGGERHSAIGAGMLVLTGIEEADTDTDVEWLCGKLLKLRIFDDEAGVMNRSAEEIGADILIVSQFTLHASTRKGNRPSYIRAARPEKAVPLYESFVAAVRQGATGRVETGVFGADMQVALVNDGPVTIWIDSQNRE
- a CDS encoding thiamine phosphate synthase translates to MDTPLHFPLGKPVAITLPRCYDGEAEALCALLDAGAPVIHIRKPDAPAAQVEALLRQLRDAGADMTRLTLHHDAALARRYGLGGIHLREGALREWLRQHPDKRHATAQGASAPDVQKTQTQQTQQGNDTYTPRLSAPAHSWEEAARLAPLCDYVTLSPLFDSVSKPGYLAGIDPADACRRLRRRTDETAKPIPAAIPAELPVSGSGSRIIALGGITPDNISVARAAAFDGAAVIGAVWTTEWLGTGPQPDPKNSDRTPSPGNRPPAGTPSHDISRIDLTATLSNYQRLTRRWQAAGGTLQFISDGDPAAAEAFLQGGGRWVQLRMKDTPAEGIIARGREILALCRRYDALLIVNDDPRLAKAIGADGVHLGQNDTPPDEARIILGRQAIIGCTANTFAHIARIAQSSADYIGLGPFRYTTTKKNLSPILGEEGYRRILRQMARAGIRLPVAAIGGITEEDVPQVMACGVNGIALSGAISRAGEIAAATARFTELVAAHRTIVTP
- a CDS encoding FAD:protein FMN transferase yields the protein MGKAKKHAGLAVLLAVLLAGCQSGPQRRPQTVIDGFAQGGTYHIVLVGDSTSGGLKGQLDSLLWRVDNSMSLYNPTSRLSRINRGETDTLDRFIANCIRTADTISRESGGRYDITIKPLTAAYGFTGDRPVQQPNVDSLLQFIGYDKIRIDGCRLVKKHPSVQIDLNSIAQGATADYVARWLDSLGWKDYLVEVGGEIFARGHNAKGGLWRVGIDKPIEGNVIPGAQLQVRIGISNRGLATSGNYRKFYTDSLGRKIVHTFDARTGAPVISNLLSATVVARTAAQADAYGTLCMVMGLNESIRFLESRPDLEAYLVWSDDRGNYRTYMTPGMESLVLQ